Proteins from a single region of Erythrobacter sp.:
- the uvrB gene encoding excinuclease ABC subunit UvrB, translating into MAELVIRRGLDEPETGADFTPHRPQRPEKSMGGIPFKLVSDYEPAGDQPTAIAELTQSALAGEKTQVLLGVTGSGKTFTMAKVIETLQRPALILAPNKILAAQLYGEFKSFFPENAVEYFVSYYDYYQPEAYVPRSDTYIEKESSVNEAIDRMRHSATRALLERDDVIIVASVSCLYGIGSVETYSAMIFDIKLGTSVDQRELIRKLVALQYKRNDAAFTRGCFRVRGDSLEIFPSHYEDMAWRVSFFGDEIEEIAEFDPLTGTKGAKLEKVRVYANSHYVTPGPTMKQAAAAIKFELEERLKELEAEGKLLERQRLEQRTNFDLEMIAATGSCAGIENYSRFLTGRLPGEPPPTLFEYLPENALLFVDESHQTVPQIGAMARGDHRRKLTLAEYGFRLPSCIDNRPLRFNEWDAMRPQTFAVSATPGGWEMEQTGGVFAEQVIRPTGLIDPPVEIRPVEDQVQDCITECKATAAKGYRTLVTTLTKRMAEDLTEFMHEAGVRVRYMHSDVETLERIELIRDLRLGVYDVLVGINLLREGLDIPECGLVTILDADKEGFLRSETSLIQTIGRAARNVDGRVILYADRITGSMERALAETDRRRAKQQEYNEAHGITPQTIKRNIHDIVAHTAAQDSVLVDTGDEERNNLVGHNLRSYIEDLEKRMRDAAANLEFEEAGRLRDEIRRLEADELGLPEGERKAPMVGRSNEGKPGTRKTRFGKTRYKKMGGRP; encoded by the coding sequence ATGGCCGAACTCGTGATCCGCCGCGGACTGGACGAGCCCGAAACGGGCGCCGATTTCACCCCGCACCGCCCCCAGCGTCCCGAAAAGTCGATGGGCGGAATCCCGTTCAAGCTGGTCTCGGACTACGAGCCGGCAGGCGACCAGCCGACCGCGATTGCCGAACTGACGCAGAGCGCGCTGGCGGGCGAGAAGACGCAGGTGCTGCTCGGCGTCACCGGCTCGGGCAAGACCTTCACCATGGCCAAGGTGATCGAGACCTTGCAGCGCCCGGCCCTGATCCTTGCCCCCAACAAGATCCTCGCCGCCCAGCTTTATGGGGAGTTCAAGAGCTTCTTCCCCGAAAACGCGGTCGAGTATTTCGTCTCCTATTACGACTACTACCAGCCCGAAGCCTACGTGCCGCGCTCGGACACCTATATCGAGAAGGAAAGCTCGGTGAACGAGGCGATCGACCGGATGCGTCACTCCGCCACCCGCGCGCTGCTGGAGCGTGACGACGTGATTATCGTGGCCTCGGTCTCGTGCCTCTATGGGATCGGCTCGGTCGAAACGTACTCAGCGATGATCTTCGACATCAAGCTGGGGACAAGCGTCGATCAGCGCGAACTCATCCGCAAGCTGGTGGCGCTTCAGTACAAGCGGAATGACGCGGCCTTCACCCGCGGGTGTTTCCGGGTGCGCGGGGACAGCCTCGAAATCTTCCCCTCGCACTACGAGGACATGGCCTGGCGGGTGAGCTTCTTCGGGGACGAGATCGAGGAGATTGCCGAATTCGATCCCCTCACCGGCACCAAGGGCGCCAAGCTGGAAAAGGTGCGGGTCTATGCCAATTCGCACTATGTGACGCCCGGGCCGACGATGAAACAGGCCGCTGCCGCGATCAAATTCGAGCTGGAGGAACGGCTCAAGGAACTGGAGGCGGAAGGCAAGCTGCTCGAACGCCAGCGATTGGAACAGCGCACCAATTTCGATCTGGAAATGATCGCGGCCACCGGCTCCTGCGCGGGGATCGAGAACTACAGCCGCTTCCTCACCGGCCGCCTGCCGGGCGAGCCGCCGCCGACTTTGTTCGAATACCTGCCCGAAAACGCGCTGCTCTTCGTCGATGAAAGCCACCAGACCGTGCCGCAGATCGGCGCGATGGCGCGCGGGGACCACCGCCGCAAGCTGACGCTCGCCGAATACGGCTTCCGCCTGCCGAGCTGCATCGACAACCGACCTTTACGCTTCAACGAATGGGACGCGATGCGTCCGCAGACCTTCGCCGTCTCGGCAACCCCCGGCGGCTGGGAAATGGAGCAGACCGGCGGCGTCTTTGCCGAACAGGTGATCCGCCCCACCGGCCTGATCGACCCGCCGGTGGAAATCAGACCCGTCGAGGATCAGGTGCAGGACTGCATCACCGAGTGCAAGGCGACCGCCGCCAAGGGCTACCGCACCCTCGTCACCACGCTCACCAAGCGCATGGCCGAAGACCTCACCGAATTCATGCACGAGGCGGGCGTGCGGGTGCGCTACATGCACTCGGATGTCGAAACGCTGGAGCGCATCGAGCTGATCCGCGACCTGCGTCTGGGCGTCTATGACGTGCTGGTGGGGATCAACCTGCTGCGCGAGGGGCTCGACATTCCCGAATGCGGGCTGGTGACGATCCTCGATGCCGACAAGGAAGGGTTCCTGCGCTCGGAAACCTCGCTGATCCAGACCATCGGCCGCGCCGCGCGCAACGTGGATGGCCGCGTGATCCTCTATGCCGATCGCATCACGGGAAGCATGGAACGCGCGCTCGCGGAGACCGATCGCCGCCGGGCCAAGCAGCAGGAATATAACGAGGCGCACGGCATCACGCCGCAGACCATCAAGCGCAACATCCACGATATCGTCGCGCATACGGCGGCGCAGGATTCGGTGCTGGTCGATACCGGCGACGAGGAGCGCAACAACCTCGTCGGACACAATCTGCGTTCCTACATCGAAGACCTCGAAAAGCGCATGCGCGACGCGGCGGCGAACCTCGAATTCGAGGAGGCGGGACGGCTGCGCGACGAGATCCGGCGGCTGGAAGCGGACGAGCTCGGCCTGCCGGAAGGCGAGCGCAAGGCTCCGATGGTGGGCCGCAGCAACGAAGGCAAGCCGGGGACGCGCAAGACCCGCTTCGGCAAGACGCGCTACAAGAAGATGGGCGGGAGGCCTTGA
- a CDS encoding S10 family peptidase, with product MNTRLIAALAAVSTLALTAPSTAQDAPKPEAAKPAAAAPTAQVKTRDLAGTFGGQRIAYRATIADTILTSDDGKPEAVIVTTSYVKTPADPSRPVFFIYNGGPGSGSVWLQMGAFGPKRVAIPSDAKDDGAPPYPLLDNPDSLLDVADLVFIDPPGTGFSHLTQGTDPKKYYGLRQDGRAVAQVIRRWINDNGRWNSPKYLGGESYGTSRTAMVVDELEGSTYNDVGLNGLILISTILDFAGREPTPGNELAYIVTLPNMAAAAYYHGKVQAPSVEAIVEEARKFAIGPFATALLKGAELPADERASVRRELSRLTGLSETYLEQADLRVTDQRFYKELLRDRGQTIGRLDARYTGTDYDNAGETPDDDPSFYGIDAGYTAAINAWARESLGYTTDREYQSIGREPGRYWDWSLGGGGRGAYLNIAPLIGQAMRQNRQLRLFNAQGYYDFATPFFGAEYSLKRSGIPQDRITFKYYDAGHMMYVRDEDRTKLSADIRAFIKAR from the coding sequence ATGAACACGCGACTCATTGCCGCGCTGGCCGCTGTCAGCACGCTCGCCCTCACCGCCCCTTCCACCGCGCAGGACGCGCCGAAACCCGAGGCCGCCAAGCCCGCCGCTGCCGCGCCCACCGCGCAGGTCAAAACCCGCGATCTGGCAGGCACTTTCGGCGGGCAGCGCATCGCCTATCGCGCCACGATTGCCGACACGATCCTCACCAGCGATGACGGCAAGCCCGAGGCGGTGATCGTCACCACTTCCTATGTGAAGACCCCGGCAGACCCTTCGCGGCCCGTGTTCTTCATCTACAACGGCGGGCCGGGCTCGGGCTCGGTGTGGCTCCAGATGGGTGCCTTCGGGCCGAAGCGCGTGGCGATCCCCTCGGATGCGAAGGATGACGGCGCGCCGCCCTACCCGCTGCTCGACAATCCCGACAGCCTGCTCGATGTCGCCGATCTCGTCTTCATCGATCCGCCGGGGACAGGCTTCAGCCACCTGACGCAGGGCACCGATCCCAAGAAGTATTACGGCCTCAGGCAGGATGGCCGTGCGGTGGCGCAGGTCATTCGCCGCTGGATCAACGATAATGGCCGCTGGAACAGCCCCAAATATCTCGGCGGGGAAAGCTACGGCACCAGCCGCACCGCGATGGTGGTCGACGAGCTGGAGGGCTCCACCTACAACGACGTCGGGCTCAACGGGCTGATCCTGATCTCCACCATCCTCGACTTTGCGGGCCGCGAGCCGACGCCGGGCAATGAACTCGCCTATATCGTCACCCTGCCCAACATGGCGGCGGCGGCATATTATCATGGGAAGGTGCAGGCGCCTTCGGTGGAAGCCATCGTCGAGGAAGCCCGCAAGTTCGCCATCGGCCCCTTCGCCACCGCACTTCTGAAGGGCGCGGAGCTTCCGGCAGACGAGCGCGCGAGTGTTCGCCGCGAATTGTCGCGCCTCACCGGCCTGTCGGAAACCTATCTCGAACAGGCCGATCTGCGCGTCACCGATCAGCGCTTCTACAAGGAGCTGCTTCGTGACCGGGGTCAGACCATCGGGCGTCTGGATGCGCGCTACACCGGCACCGATTACGACAATGCGGGCGAGACGCCGGATGATGATCCCAGCTTCTACGGGATCGATGCGGGCTATACCGCCGCGATCAATGCCTGGGCGCGCGAGAGCCTCGGCTACACCACGGACCGCGAATACCAGTCGATCGGACGCGAGCCGGGGCGCTACTGGGACTGGTCGCTGGGCGGCGGGGGCCGCGGAGCCTATCTCAACATCGCCCCGCTGATCGGGCAGGCGATGCGCCAGAACCGCCAGCTGCGGCTGTTCAACGCGCAAGGCTATTACGATTTCGCCACGCCCTTCTTCGGCGCGGAATATTCGCTGAAGCGCAGCGGCATCCCGCAGGACCGCATCACCTTCAAATATTATGACGCGGGCCACATGATGTATGTGCGCGACGAGGACCGGACCAAGCTCTCCGCCGATATCCGCGCCTTCATCAAGGCGCGCTGA